GGTCCTAATAGACAAGGGGATTTAGCCAAGTCATTGAGAAGCAACTAAATCCTAACACAGTTCAGTAACCAGATCAACGAGGCAGAAGAGGTCCCTACAAATGATGGGAAATAGCCAGCTCCTGTAGAGTCGGCTATATCCTATCactggtaaggaccaggtccttaTGGAGTATAGGATTTAGCCAACTCCCTGTGAACCGGCTATATACTATTTCAGTTCAGGACCTGACCACTAGGGGGCAAAAAGGTTCTTACCGGTGATAGGAAATAGACAGCTCACACTGAGTCGTCTATTTATCACTGGTGAGGACCAGGTCCTTACAGAGTATAGTATTTAGTCACAACCTTTCTGTTTACTCCAGGCAGGTAATTATTTTGCGGGCGCACTGCTGACGTAATAACGTTTTCCCGgaaacggaaataagcaaaacCCTTGAAACGCACGGcggaggtcatgtgaccagttaaAGGTCCATGTCACGTGGGCAGTGTCGGGTTAGAGTTATGTGCATTTTGCCTTATTCTAGTATCCTGTTGTGgggctacaagtaccagcatgcaCTGGGGGCGGGGCCTTTTAGCTTCACAGAGCTGGGACTTCATGCATTCAGAGGTCGTATAGCTGGACTGTGTGTTGCAGTCGTGTATTTCAGTTGTACACGTCATTCTGTATGGCGGATCAGCTTAGTTCACCACATGTTGTACAGTTCCAACAGCCTCATGTAAATGAAATCTGGGTGTGGCGGCTAGACTCCTATAGCTGCTGGAAGGATAGGCCTGCCCCTCACTCCTCCTACACGGATGGATCAGTGATTCTCGAATAATTGGTTCTTATTGATACAGCGATCGTTTATTTCGCCCCTTACACCCTGGTTGACATAGGACTAGTTTCATAGTGAAAAATGACAAGAAGTCATGAAAGGGTTACCCGGATTTGAACCAGGGACCCCACAATCTGTACTCACATGTTTTAACACTGAGCTATACTATCGCCTCTGCCTCCCAAGCTGTCTGTGACTGTACATGAGCCTATACAGCTAAATGATTTCCTATTTCCTGCATCAACTACAAAGAGATGCATGTCACAAAGAAGCATTTTCTACTTCACAGCTattgatttatatttatttttttctgttcaaaaAGCGGCTACCTTGACTGTATCGGTAGACTTCAGGGGGCGATGTAATAGACATTTAGGTAAGGAAACTTATTATAAACTGGCGCTTTATGCCGGCCTATGATATCCCATGTCCTGCCAAAGGATgcccctaatttatgacgaggtgcgcACATCCTCCGACAGCCCATACATCTACACTGAAATCTACGTCAGCTCCAAGCTGTCATAGGTTTAAGCCCTGGTGTAAAAGAAGATACATTTACTGGCCCTGTCCCCTTTTCTGAAAAGTGGCGAGGGTGGCCTAGAAACGCCACTAGATTTAGGTTTGCAAATTTCCCTCTTAGAGATATTAATGTGCAATATATCCCTGGGTGGTGAACTAATTGGATTAGGTATGTTTTAAAAATGCATCATGGAATAGtataagaaacaaaaaaaaaaaaacaccatgccAAAGggggcacctggatctgaatcagGTAGCTGGGGTCAATGATAATgttgatcacagacatttaatcctctcagatgttgtggtcaaatgtgactatgGTATCTAATAGCTGAAAACCCAGAAGCACTGCCTGGAACGGCTCCCCCACACAGCGATCGGGGGAGCCATTCATTCGCTGTGAAAGGTTTGAGGTTGCTGGAGACTACCAGGCCTTTCTcaggtatattccaatgtaggcctgcaggtggcagcactacattggaatataccgaatttttttatttatcaacaTATTCAATTCCATTGCTAAACAGAAATAGCAATCTGACAACTGCATATTGATAAGCCTTTgggggcctaaaaaaaaaagttaaagaataaaaaaaaaaaatttaacaattCAAATCATCCCCTTTCCCCGGAATAAAAATTAACAATATTTAACCCATATGGCAAACAGCGTAACAGAGGAATGGCCAATTCCCCATTTATTCGTTGCTTCACCTCCCTAAAAAAGAATAAGAAGTGATTAAGAAGCcatacacacttcaaaatggtataaaaaaactatagatcatcctgcaaaaaatgagccctcatacagctccgtaGACATGTTtataaaagttataggggtcagctCTGAGCCGTCGATGCAGGAACGTCAAAAGACCTCTTAAGGTATCCTGTGGTTTCTGTCACCAAAGCAGGATAGAACTCCATTCCCAGCCATTGCCTCAGGGTGCAATCACTACATTGTACACACTGTACTGTTAGTGAACTATTCCTGCATGAAATGGTGCAAGAAGGGGTAcaaacagtattatagtaaatCAATTATTATATACTAACATAttcttcaatttaaaaaaaatgaaggggGCACCCGGATTTGAACCAGGGACCTCTCGATCTGCAGTCGAATGCTCTACCACTGAGCTATACCCCCTTGCTGTGCAGTGCTTCTTTTTTTCCTAATGAAACCTTTTGGAGCACTtggaaaacaaaacaaacctGATAAGCAAGCTTCCACAAATGAtcatctgtgaaggttctcattcatccaggtcatggtatatcagtagtaataagtcagagcaacatgactggttgtatttttttttttttttttaaaggtgtgtCGCCAAATAGCTTTCTCAATTAAAATTGCTTGTACAAGAAGTCTCTAGTAGTAAATGCTGTTGACATCAGTCATGCAAATACAATCATCTTACCTCCATGACTGTAACACgggtcaccagtatttaatgctggAGATTTCTCGTACAAGCCATTCTAACTCAGAGAGCCAGTTGGATGAAAAGTGAAGCGTCTTCAGAAAAATACAAATACAGTCCAGTATTAGTCCATAAAGTCCAGTTGCTCTGTGTTATTACTACTGATATCCACATATGATGAGCTGTTACCATGTGGGGTAGTTTTGGGTTGGCACTGTAGAGGAAATGTATTATGGCATGATGCCTCGGAATGCTTCTCCACTCTTCATAGTAGGGGAAGCAGGGGGCAAACAGTATTACGGGTGGGCATCTGTGGCAGACACTGTTATTGATGAATGTGTGACAGACATTTCTCAGAAAGACGAAAAGGGATCCAGCAAGTAAAATAAAATCTTTCTTCCGtggttcacataaaaaaaatgtcatgttCCCTGACGCGTTTCAACCAAATTATCGGTCTTTTTCATAGACTAAAgtacatagacacaatggtcactTATGAAGGAAGGTCCAATCTGTGGCACCCACTCTTATGGGGACAGCTGTGCTTGACATTGGTAGCAGGGAATACATTTTGGGAAAGGGTTGTCTCATATTTGCATATTTTCTAAAATGTCTAAGtaaataaaatgatattattgtaaaATTTTATTATTGCATCAAGCTTTAGGGATAGACTGGCCGATATTTAGGCAGATAATTGCTCATGAGCGTTTGCATGaaagtgtaatactgccaccgattgaCCGAtgaatttttaagcatgcttaaaaaccaggattggagactacacagacataaggtataaggcaaatgtctgctcctgttctgtgtttagagccgcacctggttttggctcacaatcgctgaCCGAAcacctgacgtgtgaatgaggcataatgcAGGCTTTACTCTGGGAAACAAGCCAGTCACTACCGCAAGAGAACAAACATATCAAAGTAAACATCCAGCttcaatacccctttaatgaatcaGTGATAATGTACTAACAATGTCACACCCAGAAACCAGCTTAATGACAAGAGAAAGGGCTGACTTCACCAAAACAAGACGACTTGTTGCGGAGGGAGGGAGTATTCCGACGATATCCAAAACGCCCATTGTAACCAATCAGAGGGTGGAAGTTAGAAAGAAAGCTGCTGTGACCGGTGAACAATGTCCGGCAGTGTCCTGAGAGAACATTCAAAAGAAGACAGTGAAAAACTGGTAGAACAATTAATCCCAATGTCATCAATTTAAGGCAATTGTATGAAAATCTCCCTAGTGCCTCTAGGGGGCCTTACACACATGAATTTGGCTGTAGtggttccttttttcatttagcaCTGGTGttcttttaatatttatattttttgccacctgctgtttttttttagctttttttcctAGTAATTTTTGCACACAATGCGCCTTACCACTAGCGTTTTCTTGATGGCATATTTCCCCTATAGAGGAAGTGATGTCAAAAAGCCTGGAAAAATGCCAAAATCTCCAGTGTGCTGCGTTTCTGGAAAGAAGCAAGAGAGATGAAAACCCCTAAGGAACACAAATGCCAggagcaaaacaaaaacaaaaaacgttgtGTGTCCTGCTATTAATATTTCCCATGGACTTTCAGCTAACATCGGGAgcttgcagcaaaaaaaaaaaacattaccatAAAGGCTGGTGCAaaagaagcaaaaaataaataaaaatatgcagaAATGGCAGGAAAAAactgtgtgaacccaccctaccatgcacacggccattggtcggccgttccgtgcattggggaccgcaattttgcggtccccaatgcacgagcaACATCCATTTGGATTCCGCAGATGGATCTAGACCCATTCCACTTGAATGgggtggggttccgtgcctttattccgcaccttccggattgcggacccattcaagtaattgggtccgcatccgtgatacagtgcaaaaactgctggggcctgtatattgcggacctgctgtttgcggacaTATACTCAGAGTCATCATTTATTCCTTTTAAATTTCTAGTGCTCTGGTTTGTGACCTAGCAGTATATGGCACATGACcaccacagccaatcactggcctcagcagcccagtgtatttaaaaataaaataatatttaataaaaaggagGGTGTTTATTTTATGTTGGGAGGGTCTTTTATCTTCTATGAAACTCTTATATACtcaatattacataaaaaaaaattttggggataTTTTCTTACTGTACTCCTACCTTAGGTGTCTGCAGTCACCACCCAGTCCATACCCTAGCCCTGGTGCATTGTAGAGTAATAGTCACTCGGCAGCTGGCTTAGGTGGCAGCGAACAAAACAAGGGCTGCCCAAAGACTTTCGTCACTCGCCTATGTACTCTTCActcgcttttttggcagattttccatttttataatttttttccagttacaaagcaagggttaacagccaaaccaaactttttttttttttaatcaaatatcTTTATTAGTTGTTTTTTTCCAAACATaaacaatatacaaatatatataaaacaaggaGGAGCGTAGTTAATATGTCTTTTACATCTCCAAATGTATAATCAGTTATATACATGCTAGTAAAGTGCTATTATGACACATTTTCCTGATAGGCCAGTCAgtatataaaaacacaaagtGCCCCAGGGTGGTAACTGATCTCCCTCTTCCCTTATCGAACCAaacctattccccccccccccccccccccccaggccagGCCACGGCTGTCGCAGAGGAAGACTCCGCCCTCATTCTGGCTGTTTCATAGTACGCTGTAAATCATGCTATATTCACCTAATGTACGCGAGTACTGCCGCCTAGTCATCCTCTACCAATTCAGTGTAAAAGGAATATTCACTATTAAGTCTTGGATTTCCGATTATCAGTTTCACTTCAGCCGTATAGCTTTCAGTTATGTCCGGTGTTTCTCCCCTTTACGTTTAATGAGTTCAAATTATTTTACTCTTTGCATTAGTCTTTCCCACTCCTGTAATGTAGGAGCCCTATCTATCACCCAGTTCCTAAGGATTAGTACCTTGGCCACTAGGATTCCCTTTAACCAACAGATCTGTTCACTTTTTGATACTTTATGTTTAAACTCAGGGGGGAAAAGTCAGAGTATAGCTACTTCAATAGTTAGCGGGGGACTGTTTTCAGTTATTGCCCCTATGCCCTGAAATATGCTTTGCCAGAAGGAGTTGATAACCGGACAACTCCATAACATATCCAGCAGCAGAGAAGGAGCATTTCAAACAGCAGaattcttttccttttttcccgTACATTTTGGATAAGAGACCCGGAGTCAAATATAATCTGTGTACTATTTTAAATTGTGTCATCCGGTGTTGGCATGAGAGAGAGGCCttcttaatatttttatatatctccCGCCATTGGAGTGGGTTGCATTCCCCTATATCCGCTTCCCATTTACCAACACTTTTAAATTTAATAACAGTGCTTAATTCCTTTGTTAATCTGCTATAAATTTGTGAAACCCTAACTTTTTTCCCAACTGAGTTATAACAAAAATCTAACAGTGTCTGCGTTCCTAGTGTTTGGGAAATTTTATTTTGCATATATGCTAGTGCATGCCCAAGTTGCGCATATCTAGTGTTGTAATATGGTGATTGGTGTCTCATAAAATATTTCCCCAATAGGTTTTAATTTTCCTGCGGTGCATATATGTGAAAACATTGTGATCCCTCTCCGGGTCCAATATTTATTGtaatttatggctctgattctgtagttttcagaaacaccccatatgtggtcgtaaaccgctgatttggatgtaaataccctcaaattaaagctgacagtctgcagttaaagcaaatcttgtccgtttaatttcaaatccattgtggtggtgtatagagccaaaaatgttagaattgtgccgatgtcccaatatttatggacctgactgtagcttaGATATAGCTATATCTAAATGATGGACAATTATTAACTTTTTGTGTCCTGGAGGTGGTATTAGGAGTGTAATGTGGACTTGTTGAGGGGGCCAGGGCTCTAATAACGGTCCCCAGATGCGGGAGGGGAACGGATAAACTGGCCCATGGAAGTGAGGGAAGAAGCCAGACACCTACCCTGCTGCCGAATTAATCTATCACCATGGCTTTGGTAAGGATCGCGCATGCGCGATCGCTTACAATAGCTGAGGCTGTGTAAGGAGAGCGAGAGAGGGGCGGGCACCaaaggctctgacgtctcgtttacagagccGGAAGCTTATAAACGAGACGCCAGCACCTGAGCAGGGTTGACGACGGCAATGGCGAAACAGCGCAAAATCAATAAAGTAAGTGATTTAGAAAAGTGTTTAATATAGTAATATAATAGCTCTTAGCATACATTTATATAActcagataactcctttaagaaagGCGAGTGCTATAGCTGAAATCTAGCTCTGCAGTCTTAGGAACACCTGGCATTATTACATGTGGGCATGCAGGGCCAgactggcctaccgggataccgggaaaatTCCCGTTAGGCCGGTAGCCTTGACTGCCGCACGGCCGGCCGTGCCGACAGTGAGGAGGCTCCTTGACTGGTGCAGTATATATTACACAGAGTGAGTGACTGACAGAGAGAGGAGCCCCTCCCCCGCCCACAACAGCAGGCTTCGGTGTAACGTTAtatttccctacctcgtgagatttccctaccctcgtcacttccgatcacaccggacatgacgtgaggaggtgtgtcgcgccgcgcaggcgcacaacgacgaggtagggaaatttcacagcagagtgcgcatacgtatttttcccttccctaaccgttggtgaggctcccggcgcatgcgcagtgtcggccggtgtccagctaagAACATCCATCTGATCACCGCGCCTGCacactggcccgtaatttttccctaccctaaccgctggcgagGCTCCCAAGGCAGCGCACTttactgtgaaatttccctaccgcGTCGTTGTGAGCCTGTGCGGCgcagcacacctcctcacgtcatgtccggtgagACTGGAAGTGACAAGGGTAGGGAAATATAATGTTACACCAGCACGGACATTGCccagagcctgactcctcccacacatgtgactgatcacatgatcaTGACATCACGGAAGGTCCTTTAGCCTGGTAGCTGCTGCTTGTGCAGAGCTGTCATCCGGCTGTTCAGGGCTGTGTGTCAGGTAGGAggctgagtacagaggctggtgattttatcaataggagtttcaataggagagcgattgtttcagcagtaaagaaagactttacatacaaagacagttatgtgcgctgtctaggacacatgaggggacattaataaagtaatgctgtgacacatagggccatgagggggaccagcataatatgctatatgtgtcattcacacatatagcatcttatgctggtccccctcatggccctatgtgtcatagcacacatcccccataacagtgcatcatccataggttccccataacagtgtcatccacagatccttcataacagtgtcatccacagatccaccataacggtgccatccacagatcccccataacagtgccatccacagatcccccataacagtgccatccacagatcccctccataacagtgtcatccacagatcccctccataacagtgtcatccacagatcccctccatagcagtgtcatccacagatcccatccataacagtgtcatccacagttcccctccataacagtgtcatccacagatcccctccataacagtgtcatctacagatcccccataacagtgcaaatagacctctagcacaattcccttaaactatcacatatcgttatcgcatactggttgggaaaagctggtctactgtgataatatgaacaatggtgGTTCTACAAAACAGCTATAGTGGGGCAAAATTCATATTCGTGTtaacacacgtgttttaaaatgaatgcttttgccttttataaacaagtaaataatgacgcaatgctgtggggctggtattttttttccagggctggtttgtatccccagtccggccctgtggGCATAGtaggctgccaatggaactgactCACTGGCGTTTATTGATTATTTGACTGCCGATACAGGTAGCAGATCAATTATGAAGTGTATATGCCAGGGGTATAGCCAAAGGCTCAGGGGCCCCTGATGTTAAAATTAAGCTTCAtattccccccacacacacacacacacaaactccTGATCAATCACACATTTCAGGTTCCTAACTCTGTAAAGATCATTATGTATTTCTCACCTGCTCCACTCCAGTTTCTCTGGTCCAAGTATCTTGGTTCTGTTCCCCAGATGTTGTCAAAATCCGCAATCAAACCATTTGCTGAGATCCCGCCATGACCCTGTTATATAAGAAAAGAAGATGAGGATAAATTATATATTACCAATTGTGGCTTTCAAACTCACAGTGTAGATGGAGTGCTCTGCATTACTTTATCaatctgtggctctccagctgttggacTGGTCCAGCTACCAGCCTACTGCTATTGGGGCCTACTGGAGGCTGGTGGTCACTGGATTCCATTAATAATAACTGTTAATAAAGCTGTAAAGGAAGGGGACAATGAATCCCTGAAGTCCACCTGCCCCaatgtccctacctacttgcacgatccCTCCTAAGCGACAACCCACAACTGGACCACAGTCCCTTCTTAGCTAAGTGCAAGGGCCTAAACCTAGAAGTATGAGAGTAGTTAGACAGAAAGaagtcagaaccagacaggcAAAACCAGGACTAGATAAGAATTCAAGAACAAAGTCAAAATCAGACCAGAGTCTAAACTAGAGAAATACATCAGAACCAACACAGGATACGAACACAAAGTCAAATACCAAACGAGGTCAGTGCCAGGAGATCATGTCAGGGAATAAACGGCAGTCAGGAGCAAAGTCAGGGACAATCCAAAAGTCAGAAACAGATCCAAACACAGGTACAATACACGGTAGTGAGGCAGCGAAGACCAATCATGGGCACttgctgcctgtttaaatatccCTCTGGCATAGAGCATGTGATGCCAGAACCATGTCTGATTGGCCTAATGCTTCTG
The sequence above is a segment of the Bufo gargarizans isolate SCDJY-AF-19 chromosome 6, ASM1485885v1, whole genome shotgun sequence genome. Coding sequences within it:
- the C6H17orf98 gene encoding uncharacterized protein C17orf98 homolog, with product MAHPPARLINWSQFPTRKKQWREEQERGFILDGNAVSSLTRSNRLPHLWGAIPPYNPQRDPHTQSYFRNPSVQALLKKTRQGHGGISANGLIADFDNIWGTEPRYLDQRNWSGAGHCRTLFTGHSSFLSNFHPLIGYNGRFGYRRNTPSLRNKSSCFGEVSPFSCH